In a genomic window of Candidatus Saccharimonadales bacterium:
- a CDS encoding Fic family protein produces MQNDILNHEFPPNLDAIWEKEFALQLAAAQGAISGLSQAVPLLHNPDLLMQPLLDKEAESSSRLEGTLASVEDVYKAELKSAQAEDSDDVRETKNYRLALTQGVHLIKTRPLNQVAVRQIHATLLNGVRGEKKHPGKYRTGDVWIGVAGTGVGDARYVPPSAIHIPQLMDSLEELINSSGIHPLITCGIIHHRFEGVHPFEDGNGRTGRLLITLYLLKTGMLAAPMLYPSGFFEKNKRDYMNALHSVDISQDWSGWLLFFLKGIETQALVSLKVARDIDALYKSHREKLQNATSHIGLLRVLEFCFVQPIVNVKYVSEKLSMNPQTVRRYLVQLDEAGILDLDHVLDRGEKIYSNTKLLELLRQI; encoded by the coding sequence ATGCAAAACGATATACTAAACCACGAATTTCCTCCTAATCTAGATGCTATATGGGAGAAAGAATTTGCCTTGCAGTTGGCTGCGGCGCAAGGTGCTATTAGTGGTCTCAGTCAAGCCGTCCCTCTTTTACATAACCCCGACCTCCTTATGCAGCCCTTGCTAGACAAGGAGGCTGAATCTAGTTCACGTCTTGAAGGCACTCTTGCTTCTGTTGAAGATGTTTATAAAGCCGAGCTAAAGAGCGCCCAGGCAGAGGATAGTGATGACGTAAGAGAAACAAAGAATTATCGCCTAGCACTTACCCAGGGAGTTCATCTCATAAAAACACGCCCCCTTAATCAAGTTGCCGTCAGGCAAATACATGCAACGCTCCTAAATGGAGTGCGCGGAGAAAAAAAGCATCCTGGTAAATATCGCACAGGCGATGTATGGATTGGCGTTGCAGGCACTGGAGTTGGTGATGCTCGGTATGTTCCACCAAGTGCAATTCATATTCCACAATTAATGGACTCTCTGGAAGAGTTAATTAACTCAAGTGGCATCCACCCATTGATAACTTGTGGAATTATTCATCACAGGTTTGAAGGCGTACACCCTTTCGAGGATGGTAACGGAAGAACGGGACGTCTTCTCATAACACTCTATCTATTGAAAACGGGAATGCTCGCTGCGCCAATGCTTTACCCTAGCGGATTTTTCGAGAAAAACAAGCGAGATTATATGAATGCGCTTCACTCTGTAGATATAAGCCAGGATTGGAGTGGTTGGTTACTATTTTTCTTAAAAGGCATAGAAACCCAGGCTCTAGTATCGTTGAAAGTAGCCCGGGACATTGACGCACTCTACAAAAGCCATAGAGAAAAGCTACAAAATGCCACAAGCCATATTGGCCTGCTGAGAGTATTGGAATTTTGCTTCGTCCAGCCGATAGTAAACGTGAAGTACGTCTCCGAAAAACTCTCTATGAACCCTCAGACCGTTCGTAGATACCTAGTACAGTTAGATGAGGCTGGAATTCTTGACTTGGATCATGTCCTCGACCGAGGTGAGAAGATATATTCAAATACAAAACTTCTTGAGTTACTGAGGCAAATATAG